A part of Aquaspirillum sp. LM1 genomic DNA contains:
- the ccoP gene encoding cytochrome-c oxidase, cbb3-type subunit III, translating to MSDFVSDFWSIWITAVVIIGILGVTLLLFTQSKTTLKKGEQVQTMAHVWDGDLQEYSNPLPRWWMGMFYLTIFFSIGYLALYPGLGKWAGLRGWTSVGQFKEERAQAEAKYQPLYDKYLKQDIKTVAGDKEAREMGQRLYQTYCIQCHGSDARGAKGFPNLTDNDWLYGGSPEAIHQTLEAGRQGQMPPFGAALGEEKVKDLANYVMSLSGKKHDADRAARGKGDFAVCAACHGPDGKGNQGIGAPNLTDNIWLYGGTEKTIIETITNGRANQMPAWKDFLGDGKVHLLTAYVWGLSNGAQKAQ from the coding sequence ATGAGTGATTTTGTTAGTGATTTCTGGAGTATCTGGATCACCGCAGTTGTCATTATTGGCATCCTGGGCGTGACCTTGCTGTTGTTCACCCAGTCCAAGACCACACTGAAAAAGGGTGAGCAAGTCCAGACCATGGCTCACGTGTGGGATGGCGACCTGCAGGAGTACAGCAACCCGCTGCCGCGCTGGTGGATGGGCATGTTCTACCTGACCATCTTCTTCAGCATTGGCTACCTGGCCCTGTATCCGGGCCTGGGCAAGTGGGCTGGCCTGCGCGGCTGGACCTCGGTAGGCCAGTTCAAGGAAGAACGTGCTCAGGCAGAAGCCAAGTACCAGCCGCTGTACGACAAGTACCTGAAGCAGGACATCAAGACGGTGGCCGGTGACAAGGAAGCCCGTGAAATGGGTCAGCGCCTGTATCAGACCTACTGCATCCAGTGCCATGGTTCTGATGCCCGTGGTGCCAAGGGTTTCCCCAACCTGACCGACAACGACTGGCTGTATGGCGGTAGCCCGGAAGCCATTCACCAGACGCTGGAAGCCGGTCGCCAGGGCCAGATGCCGCCGTTTGGCGCTGCGCTGGGCGAAGAAAAGGTCAAGGATCTGGCCAACTACGTGATGTCGCTGTCTGGCAAGAAGCATGATGCCGACCGCGCTGCACGCGGCAAGGGCGACTTTGCTGTATGCGCCGCATGTCACGGCCCGGATGGCAAGGGCAACCAGGGCATTGGCGCTCCTAACCTGACCGACAACATCTGGCTGTATGGCGGCACCGAAAAGACCATTATTGAAACCATCACCAATGGTCGCGCCAACCAGATGCCGGCATGGAAAGACTTCCTGGGCGACGGCAAGGTGCATCTGCTGACCGCTTATGTCTGGGGTCTGTCCAACGGCGCACAAAAAGCTCAGTAA
- a CDS encoding cbb3-type cytochrome c oxidase subunit 3, translated as MDGINLIRIIFTVLSFVCFLLIAFWAYSKSSKKQFDEAANVPFMDDGDDSLQAGGTRSPPASDGAKK; from the coding sequence ATGGACGGCATCAATCTGATTCGAATCATCTTTACCGTGCTGTCGTTTGTCTGCTTTTTGCTGATTGCCTTCTGGGCATACAGCAAAAGCAGCAAGAAACAGTTCGATGAAGCGGCCAATGTGCCCTTTATGGATGACGGTGATGATTCACTGCAAGCTGGCGGCACACGCTCGCCGCCGGCTTCCGACGGAGCAAAAAAATGA
- the ccoO gene encoding cytochrome-c oxidase, cbb3-type subunit II: MEKIQKLIEEHVGYLIVFTLLTISVAMLVEILPLMFQKSTTEPVAGVKPYNALQLTGRDIYIREGCYNCHSQMIRPFRSETERYGHYSVAGESVYDHPFQWGSKRTGPDLARVGGRYSDEWHRVHLVNPRDVVPESNMPAFPWLSKNLADADGVAAKMTALRKVGVPYTDQEIAEGKAMVEGKSEMDAMIAYLQGLGLALKNVR; the protein is encoded by the coding sequence ATGGAAAAGATCCAGAAACTGATTGAAGAACACGTCGGCTACCTGATCGTGTTTACCCTCCTGACCATCAGTGTGGCCATGCTGGTTGAAATTCTGCCACTGATGTTCCAGAAATCCACCACCGAACCAGTGGCAGGCGTGAAGCCGTACAACGCCCTGCAACTGACCGGTCGTGACATTTACATCCGCGAAGGCTGCTACAACTGCCACTCGCAGATGATCCGTCCGTTCCGCTCCGAGACCGAGCGCTATGGTCACTACTCGGTGGCAGGTGAGTCGGTGTATGACCACCCGTTCCAGTGGGGCTCCAAGCGTACCGGTCCGGACCTGGCGCGTGTAGGCGGCCGCTATTCCGACGAATGGCACCGTGTCCACCTGGTTAACCCGCGTGATGTGGTGCCGGAATCCAATATGCCGGCTTTCCCGTGGCTGTCCAAAAATCTGGCCGACGCTGATGGTGTGGCTGCCAAGATGACGGCGCTGCGCAAGGTGGGTGTGCCGTATACCGACCAGGAAATTGCTGAAGGCAAGGCCATGGTGGAAGGCAAGTCGGAGATGGACGCGATGATTGCCTACCTGCAAGGCCTGGGTCTGGCGCTGAAGAACGTGCGTTGA
- the ccoN gene encoding cytochrome-c oxidase, cbb3-type subunit I, whose protein sequence is METQSTYNYKVVRQFAVMTVIWGIVGMLVGVIIAAQLVWPDLNFGPWLHFGRLRPLHTNAVIFAFGGCALFATSYYVVQRTCHVRLFAEKLATFTFWGWQLVIVLAAITLPLGFTSGKEYAELEWPIDLLITVIWVAYAIVFFGTLAVRKVSHIYVANWFYGAFILAVALLHIINSLEIPVTLTKSYSVYAGAVDAMVQWWYGHNAVGFFLTAAFLGMMYYFVPKQAGRPVFSYRLSVVHFWALIFTYMWAGPHHLHYTALPDWTQSLGMVFSLILLAPSWGGMINGIMTLSGAWHKLRTDPILKFLVVSLSFYGMSTFEGPMMAIKTVNALSHYTDWTVGHVHSGALGWVGFISIGSIYYLLPRLFGREQMHSMKLVEAHFWLATVGVVLYIAALWISGVMQGLMWRALNVDGTLTYSFAEVVKATYPYHFVRLLGGVFYLSGMLLMAYNMFRTIAVGRAVNAEIPAVVAHAH, encoded by the coding sequence ATGGAAACGCAATCCACTTATAACTATAAGGTGGTGCGCCAGTTTGCCGTGATGACCGTGATCTGGGGCATCGTCGGCATGCTGGTGGGCGTGATTATCGCCGCGCAGCTGGTGTGGCCAGACCTGAACTTTGGTCCGTGGCTGCACTTTGGTCGTCTGCGTCCGCTGCATACCAATGCCGTGATTTTCGCCTTTGGCGGTTGTGCATTGTTTGCCACCTCGTACTATGTTGTTCAGCGCACCTGTCACGTGCGCCTGTTTGCCGAAAAACTGGCAACCTTCACCTTCTGGGGCTGGCAGTTGGTCATCGTGCTCGCCGCCATCACCCTGCCGCTGGGCTTTACCTCCGGCAAGGAATACGCCGAGCTGGAATGGCCGATTGACCTCTTGATCACCGTGATCTGGGTGGCTTACGCGATTGTGTTCTTTGGCACCCTGGCAGTGCGCAAGGTGTCGCACATCTACGTGGCCAACTGGTTCTACGGCGCGTTCATCCTGGCCGTGGCCCTGCTGCACATCATCAACAGCCTGGAAATTCCGGTCACCCTGACCAAGTCCTACTCGGTTTACGCCGGTGCCGTGGATGCCATGGTGCAATGGTGGTACGGCCATAACGCCGTGGGCTTCTTCCTGACCGCCGCCTTCCTGGGCATGATGTACTACTTTGTGCCCAAGCAAGCTGGCCGTCCGGTGTTCTCCTATCGTCTGTCGGTGGTGCACTTCTGGGCGCTGATCTTCACCTACATGTGGGCAGGTCCTCACCATCTGCACTACACCGCCCTGCCGGACTGGACCCAGTCGCTGGGCATGGTGTTCTCGCTGATTCTGCTGGCACCGAGCTGGGGTGGCATGATCAACGGCATCATGACCCTGTCGGGCGCATGGCACAAACTGCGCACTGACCCGATCCTGAAGTTCCTGGTGGTGTCGCTGTCCTTCTACGGCATGTCCACCTTTGAAGGCCCGATGATGGCCATCAAGACCGTGAACGCCCTGTCGCATTACACCGACTGGACCGTCGGCCATGTGCACTCCGGCGCACTGGGCTGGGTGGGCTTCATCTCCATCGGCTCCATCTACTATCTGCTGCCGCGCCTGTTTGGCCGCGAGCAAATGCACAGCATGAAGCTGGTGGAAGCACACTTCTGGCTGGCTACCGTGGGTGTGGTGCTGTACATCGCCGCCCTGTGGATTTCCGGTGTGATGCAAGGCCTGATGTGGCGCGCCCTGAACGTGGACGGCACCCTGACCTACTCGTTTGCTGAAGTGGTCAAGGCAACCTATCCGTACCACTTTGTGCGTCTGCTGGGTGGTGTGTTCTACCTGAGCGGCATGCTGCTGATGGCTTACAACATGTTCCGCACTATTGCTGTGGGTCGTGCCGTCAACGCCGAGATTCCGGCTGTTGTGGCCCACGCCCACTAA
- a CDS encoding M61 family metallopeptidase, which yields MIHAIHYRLTLADPAAHYFDVSLTVDAPGPAALTLRLPCWIPGSYLIREFARHIVSLRAEADGQPLAIDKQDKHSWRVEPGAARQLCVHYRVYAFDLSVRGAYLDLERGFFNGSSVFLEVAERTDQSVSVEVVAPSHPACADWTLVSSLPRAGKRGRHGFGRFCADNYAELIDHPVEMARVDFVRFTAAGVPHEIAVSGQHRGDLKRLARDVKAVCEWQIRLFGTPAPFSRYVFLLYVGQDIYGGLEHRASTALMADRQALPAPGQPTLDKAYQDLLGLFSHEYFHSWNVKRIAPVAFTPHQLYQENYTRLLWAFEGVTSYYDDLALVRAGVLSAEQYLKRLSDTLTAVQRAPGHRLQTLEDASFDAWVKYYRQDENSPNSLVSYYTKGALVALCLDLLIRRDTAGQRSLDDVMRALWQRWLADGQGVSETGWEALAMEVSGLDLRDFFQRALRSTDALPLTELLASVGVTLSHTVRDSDDTSRPVPPTLGVKTERDPLGWKIKCAYQDGPAQQAGLSGGDVLLALDGLRIHDLDAVLARYQPGDSVTVHAFRRERLLTVTLTLQASPADHCALAFNPDEVTRWLAPGR from the coding sequence ATGATCCATGCCATTCATTACCGCCTGACCCTGGCCGACCCGGCTGCCCATTATTTTGATGTCAGCCTGACGGTTGATGCCCCTGGGCCGGCAGCGCTGACCCTGCGTTTGCCGTGCTGGATTCCTGGCAGCTATCTGATTCGCGAGTTTGCCCGACATATTGTCAGCCTGCGTGCCGAGGCCGACGGTCAGCCGCTGGCCATCGATAAACAAGACAAACACAGCTGGCGCGTTGAGCCTGGCGCTGCCCGCCAGTTGTGCGTGCACTACCGGGTGTATGCATTTGATTTATCGGTGCGCGGGGCGTATCTGGATCTGGAGCGCGGCTTTTTTAATGGCAGCAGCGTGTTTCTGGAAGTGGCCGAACGCACCGACCAATCGGTCAGCGTGGAAGTGGTGGCCCCCAGCCATCCGGCGTGCGCCGACTGGACACTGGTCAGCAGCCTGCCGCGCGCGGGCAAGCGGGGCCGCCACGGCTTTGGCCGCTTTTGCGCCGACAATTACGCCGAATTGATCGACCACCCAGTAGAAATGGCCCGCGTGGATTTCGTCCGCTTTACTGCTGCGGGCGTGCCACATGAAATTGCCGTCAGCGGCCAGCATCGCGGCGACCTGAAACGGCTGGCGCGTGACGTCAAGGCAGTGTGTGAATGGCAGATCCGCCTGTTTGGCACGCCCGCGCCGTTCAGCCGCTATGTGTTTTTGCTGTATGTCGGCCAGGATATTTACGGCGGGCTGGAGCATCGTGCCTCCACTGCGCTGATGGCCGACCGCCAGGCGCTGCCGGCCCCTGGCCAGCCAACGCTGGACAAAGCCTACCAGGACTTGCTTGGCCTGTTCAGCCATGAGTATTTCCACAGCTGGAACGTTAAGCGCATTGCCCCGGTGGCGTTTACCCCACACCAGCTGTATCAGGAAAACTACACCCGCCTGCTGTGGGCATTTGAAGGTGTCACCTCGTATTACGACGATCTGGCGCTGGTCCGCGCTGGCGTGCTGTCTGCCGAACAGTACCTGAAACGCCTGTCCGATACGCTGACTGCCGTTCAGCGTGCCCCTGGCCATCGCCTGCAAACCCTGGAAGACGCCAGCTTCGATGCCTGGGTGAAATACTATCGCCAGGATGAAAACAGCCCCAATAGTCTGGTCAGCTACTACACCAAGGGTGCGCTGGTCGCACTGTGTCTGGATCTGCTGATCCGCCGCGATACCGCAGGGCAGCGCTCGCTGGACGATGTGATGCGCGCACTGTGGCAGCGCTGGCTGGCCGATGGCCAGGGGGTCAGCGAAACCGGCTGGGAAGCGCTGGCCATGGAGGTCAGCGGGCTGGACCTGCGCGACTTTTTCCAGCGCGCGCTGCGCAGCACCGATGCACTGCCGCTGACCGAACTGCTGGCCAGTGTCGGCGTGACCCTCAGCCATACCGTGCGCGACAGCGACGACACCAGCCGCCCGGTGCCGCCGACGCTGGGGGTGAAAACCGAACGCGACCCACTGGGCTGGAAAATCAAGTGCGCCTATCAGGATGGCCCGGCGCAGCAGGCCGGCCTGTCCGGCGGGGATGTGCTGCTGGCGCTGGATGGCCTGCGTATTCACGACCTCGACGCCGTGCTGGCGCGCTATCAGCCCGGCGACAGCGTCACCGTGCATGCTTTTCGCCGCGAGCGGCTGCTCACGGTCACCCTGACCTTGCAAGCCAGCCCAGCCGACCACTGCGCGCTGGCATTCAACCCGGACGAAGTGACACGCTGGCTGGCACCCGGACGCTAA